One region of Azoarcus sp. CIB genomic DNA includes:
- a CDS encoding transglycosylase SLT domain-containing protein, producing MNARMRLAFVLFLLAGLVWAGVAYTDFLKALGQRESRMNPDVTNRFGYVGLFQFGEAALQDAGLYAGDGTPKTNDWAGRFTGKYGVNSLADLLANPDAQVRAVTAYHEQVWNTLMKVHGAESYLGTTINGIRVTASGLVAAAHLVGAGAVGEWLKSGGATDPADGNGTKLVSYLGQFAGYTLAFMPPSYAEVLAATPTSGSPGGYVHTPAPLKPSAGTGSAALLKGTSSGYTSAAQGFFGATGYQMGQVRQLLVGIAAMALVTWIAWVVVAKWRGLSEGFDTKRDLAVDVGRAIVLTWIVLLIMM from the coding sequence ATGAACGCCCGCATGCGGCTCGCATTCGTCCTGTTTCTGCTGGCCGGCCTCGTCTGGGCCGGCGTGGCATACACCGATTTCCTCAAGGCGTTGGGGCAGCGGGAGAGCAGGATGAACCCGGATGTCACCAACCGGTTCGGTTACGTCGGCCTCTTTCAGTTCGGTGAAGCCGCCCTGCAGGACGCAGGCCTCTACGCGGGCGACGGCACACCGAAGACCAACGACTGGGCGGGCCGCTTCACCGGTAAGTACGGGGTGAATTCACTGGCCGATCTTCTCGCGAATCCCGACGCCCAGGTCCGGGCGGTAACCGCCTACCACGAGCAGGTGTGGAACACACTCATGAAAGTCCATGGCGCCGAAAGCTACCTGGGGACGACGATCAATGGCATCCGCGTCACCGCGTCGGGTCTCGTCGCTGCGGCACACCTCGTGGGCGCTGGTGCCGTGGGAGAGTGGCTGAAATCGGGTGGAGCGACCGATCCGGCCGACGGCAACGGCACCAAGCTCGTCTCCTACCTGGGGCAGTTTGCCGGCTATACGCTGGCCTTCATGCCCCCGAGCTACGCCGAGGTCCTCGCCGCCACACCCACGAGCGGCTCGCCTGGCGGCTATGTCCATACCCCTGCCCCCTTGAAGCCGTCGGCTGGGACAGGCTCCGCCGCCTTGCTGAAGGGCACGAGCTCCGGCTACACCTCCGCCGCGCAAGGCTTCTTCGGCGCCACCGGCTACCAGATGGGGCAGGTCCGGCAGTTGCTGGTCGGAATTGCGGCAATGGCCCTCGTTACCTGGATCGCATGGGTCGTCGTCGCCAAGTGGCGCGGCCTGTCGGAGGGATTTGATACAAAGCGGGATCTCGCGGTCGACGTCGGTCGCGCTATTGTTCTGACATGGATTGTGCTGCTCATCATGATGTAG
- a CDS encoding zinc finger domain-containing protein, with protein MLNDKQPCPHCRGAGETQVASERTCHSCGGTGRDRRSSTDDPRFGADTCRACHGYGVETSREFQLCPSCNGRGSIPG; from the coding sequence ATGCTCAACGACAAACAGCCCTGCCCGCACTGCCGCGGTGCGGGCGAGACCCAGGTAGCGAGCGAGCGCACTTGCCACTCGTGCGGTGGCACCGGTCGCGACCGGCGCTCCTCGACCGACGATCCGCGGTTCGGCGCCGACACCTGCCGGGCATGTCACGGGTACGGCGTCGAGACGAGCAGAGAATTTCAGCTGTGCCCGTCCTGCAACGGCCGAGGCTCAATTCCTGGCTAA
- a CDS encoding JAB domain-containing protein: MLSFFSSQTSLADAALLERFFGPEAEDIWEHCDGSWSKIVELAREPRTPAWEALACAIEVLHRSFAEQLTTRNVLDSPDVVRQFLRTFFEGLPYEVFVVLYLNARNHLIRAEEAFRGTLTQTSVYPREIVRRALELRAAGVIFSHQHPSGASEPSTADELLTRQLREALATVDVKVLDHFVIAGTADVSFAQRGLL, from the coding sequence ATGTTGTCCTTCTTTTCCTCTCAAACGTCCCTTGCGGATGCCGCACTGCTCGAGCGCTTCTTCGGCCCCGAAGCCGAGGACATCTGGGAGCACTGCGATGGATCCTGGAGCAAGATCGTCGAACTTGCCCGGGAGCCGCGCACCCCGGCATGGGAGGCGCTCGCCTGCGCGATCGAGGTTCTGCACCGCAGCTTCGCTGAGCAACTGACAACCCGGAACGTCCTCGACTCGCCTGATGTCGTCAGGCAGTTCCTCCGGACGTTCTTCGAGGGGCTGCCCTACGAGGTCTTCGTGGTCCTGTACCTCAATGCCCGAAACCACCTTATCCGCGCCGAAGAGGCGTTCCGCGGCACGCTGACCCAGACCAGCGTCTATCCCCGCGAGATCGTGCGCCGAGCGCTCGAGCTTCGCGCAGCCGGCGTGATCTTCTCGCACCAGCACCCGTCGGGCGCGTCGGAGCCTTCGACGGCCGATGAGCTCCTGACCCGGCAACTGAGGGAGGCACTCGCCACGGTCGATGTGAAGGTGCTCGACCACTTCGTCATCGCAGGCACTGCGGACGTGTCCTTCGCCCAGCGGGGGCTCCTGTAG
- a CDS encoding EAL domain-containing protein, giving the protein MHTTRNPPEHPHGWNWNQRRSVRPARRLHQATDATARSHLRIGRDLRRAVEHDEFVLHYQPEIDASTGRMVAAEALIRWQHPQLGMIRPNTFIPVAEDQGLIGKIGQWVLETACAQLHAWHAAGHDLRVAVNFSVEQLRRRDIADTVANALERFDLRPDDLVVEITESICMRANDRARENVARLAHLGIRLAIDDFGTGYSSLSYLKRIPVRILKIDRSFVVDLADRADSTIVRNIISLAHELDLIVIVEGVETAAQHELLRIMGCDMVQGYLVGKSLPPALFHDAFLAPRQHTIVEP; this is encoded by the coding sequence ATGCACACGACACGCAATCCCCCGGAACACCCGCATGGGTGGAATTGGAATCAACGGCGCAGCGTCCGGCCCGCGCGCCGGCTCCATCAAGCCACGGACGCAACGGCTCGCTCGCACCTTCGGATCGGGCGAGACCTCCGACGCGCCGTCGAGCATGACGAGTTCGTCCTTCACTACCAGCCCGAGATCGACGCAAGCACTGGCCGCATGGTGGCGGCCGAGGCGCTGATCCGCTGGCAGCACCCCCAACTCGGCATGATCCGCCCCAACACCTTCATCCCGGTCGCGGAAGACCAAGGACTCATCGGCAAGATCGGACAATGGGTGCTTGAGACCGCGTGCGCGCAGCTTCACGCGTGGCACGCCGCCGGCCATGACCTGCGGGTCGCGGTCAACTTCTCGGTCGAGCAATTGCGCCGGCGCGACATCGCCGACACGGTCGCCAACGCACTCGAACGATTCGACCTGCGACCCGATGACCTGGTAGTCGAAATAACCGAGAGCATTTGCATGCGCGCCAACGATCGCGCGCGGGAGAACGTCGCCCGCCTCGCGCATCTGGGCATACGGCTGGCCATCGACGACTTCGGCACCGGCTACTCCTCGCTAAGCTACCTCAAGCGCATACCGGTCCGCATCCTGAAGATCGATCGAAGCTTCGTCGTCGATCTCGCCGACCGCGCGGATTCGACAATTGTGCGAAACATCATATCGCTCGCCCATGAACTGGATCTGATCGTCATCGTGGAAGGCGTCGAGACGGCGGCTCAGCATGAACTCCTGCGCATCATGGGTTGTGACATGGTCCAGGGCTACCTGGTTGGCAAAAGCCTGCCACCGGCCCTGTTCCACGACGCGTTTCTCGCGCCCCGACAGCACACGATCGTCGAACCATAG
- a CDS encoding helix-turn-helix domain-containing protein: MKLKNYSGKDVRELRRKAGLNQAQFWAPFQTTQSGGSRYEAGRDIPGPVQVLLNLAFGTEAKAATILGELRGIAKTKKSS, encoded by the coding sequence ATGAAGCTCAAGAACTACTCCGGCAAAGACGTTCGCGAACTACGGCGCAAGGCGGGACTGAACCAAGCGCAGTTCTGGGCGCCGTTTCAAACCACGCAAAGTGGTGGGAGTCGGTACGAAGCCGGCCGCGACATCCCCGGCCCGGTGCAGGTACTCCTGAACCTCGCATTCGGCACCGAAGCGAAAGCCGCCACGATTCTCGGCGAACTGCGCGGGATAGCGAAGACGAAGAAGAGCTCGTGA
- a CDS encoding SOS response-associated peptidase, with protein sequence MCGRYALYGPISRARRQFNVDLDYDDFEIVPRDAPSPFTWADRYNVAPTQFAPVIRALGSHREILAARWGLRPRWIKEPGKLSQPINAKIETAAEKPMFRDAFRRSRVLVPACGFYEWQPAAGGKQPYFIRPAGGEALFGFGGLHERWEGPDGPLLTFAILTTAANELMASIHDRMPVIIQPEDYTAWLDPGVTDPGLVRELAAEFPVDRMEAYPVGRAVGNPRTEGPGLVERADVPS encoded by the coding sequence ATGTGCGGCAGATACGCCTTGTACGGACCGATCTCGCGCGCCCGCAGGCAGTTCAACGTCGACCTCGACTACGACGACTTCGAGATCGTTCCGCGCGATGCTCCGAGCCCGTTCACCTGGGCAGACCGTTACAACGTTGCACCGACGCAGTTCGCCCCAGTGATCCGCGCACTGGGCAGCCATCGAGAGATTCTCGCGGCGCGCTGGGGTCTGCGGCCGCGCTGGATCAAGGAACCCGGCAAGCTCTCTCAACCCATCAACGCGAAGATCGAAACCGCGGCGGAAAAGCCGATGTTCCGCGATGCGTTCAGACGGTCCCGCGTGCTCGTGCCTGCGTGCGGCTTCTACGAGTGGCAGCCAGCAGCGGGTGGCAAGCAGCCGTATTTCATTCGCCCGGCTGGCGGCGAGGCGCTGTTCGGCTTCGGCGGGCTGCACGAACGCTGGGAGGGCCCAGACGGCCCGCTGCTCACGTTCGCGATCCTGACCACAGCGGCGAACGAGCTGATGGCGTCGATTCACGACCGCATGCCGGTGATCATCCAGCCCGAGGACTACACGGCATGGCTTGATCCGGGCGTCACCGACCCCGGGCTCGTGCGCGAGCTGGCCGCCGAGTTTCCCGTGGACCGCATGGAGGCTTACCCCGTTGGTCGGGCGGTCGGCAATCCCCGGACGGAGGGTCCGGGGCTGGTCGAACGGGCCGACGTTCCTAGCTGA
- a CDS encoding helix-turn-helix domain-containing protein: MNSEPWVTAIDVARHLGVVKDTVYRWRERKGLPAHKIGRLWKFQLSEVDEWVRTGGADEDSSNPVQQEQ, translated from the coding sequence ATGAATTCCGAACCGTGGGTCACTGCCATCGATGTCGCCCGCCATCTGGGCGTCGTGAAAGACACCGTCTACCGCTGGCGCGAGCGCAAAGGCCTGCCCGCGCACAAGATCGGCCGGCTGTGGAAATTCCAGCTGTCCGAGGTCGATGAATGGGTGCGTACGGGTGGCGCGGATGAAGATTCAAGCAACCCCGTGCAGCAAGAACAATAA
- a CDS encoding type I restriction endonuclease has protein sequence MIFSEDARVKIPCILHLVRLGYSYHSLKNAVWDEETNIFPTLFNEAIARINPDLNAEDVTRLLADVQLLLDNEDLGNAFYDRLTERSGVRLIDFENFDNNSFHVVTELTCKNGDDEFRPDITLLINGMPLAFIEVKKPNNREGVLAERNRIITRSRNPKFRRFINIAQLMVFSNNMEYDDGSPQPIEGAFYASPSYDSPVFNYFREEETLDLSQLLAEEDDTLENEVLRDNNLNVIKHSPEFLSNKSPDTPTNRICTSLFSRERLSFLLRFALVYVNESDGLHKHVMRYPQLFATKAIKKKLDAGVNKGIIWHTQGSGKTALAYYNTRFLTDYFQRQEVIPKFYFIVDRLDLATQAQREFSCRGLVVHTIDSREAFARDIKTTQVLHNHSGKPEITVVNIQKFQDDPDVVRTEDYDFSIQRVYFLDEVHRSYNPQGSFLANLSQSDRNAIKIGLTGTPLLGDDYNSRALFGDYIHKYYYNASIADGYTLRLIREEIATNYKISLQEALAAVQLQQGDIDRKLIYSHPQFVEPMLDYIVSDFEKSRSALGDASIGGMVICDSADQAKQMFDIFNTVYAARPSPAYAAQDSAQTVIAAAQPDSYAARTLLKNRVRNAALILHDIGSKDERKQWVEDFKAGKIDLLFVYNMLLTGFDAKRLKKLYLGRVIKAHNLLQALTRVNRTYKDFRYGYVVDFADIRKEFDKTNRDYFDELQSELGDEIEHYSNLFKSAEEIKQEIEAIKDILFRFNIENAEEFSKQLSQIQDRATVLALKKALADARNLYNLIRLQGDYEQLQQLDFHKLGQLYRETCNHLDLLNLKETIESATDTSNLLNVALEEVIFKFAKIREEELVLADQLKNTLRQTREALADNFDQQDPKFVTLREELKRLFKKKKLSEVSQEEMTANIGALNAIHDKVKELNRQNNLLRAKYQGDAKYTRIHKRLHERGAFSEIERRLFEALNGVKQQADEQVLQNTQLLNNESYFERMMQPIVIGEFSTRQHIKLTPDASRSINQLVVAEYMHEFSAGARLGGSRNTGAHPW, from the coding sequence ATGATTTTCAGCGAAGACGCACGGGTCAAAATTCCGTGCATCCTGCATCTGGTCCGGCTTGGCTACAGTTACCACTCGCTCAAGAATGCCGTTTGGGACGAAGAAACCAATATCTTCCCCACGCTTTTCAATGAAGCCATTGCCCGCATCAACCCTGATTTGAATGCGGAAGACGTCACCCGATTGCTGGCCGACGTCCAACTACTGCTGGACAACGAAGACCTCGGCAACGCCTTCTATGACCGGCTTACCGAGCGTTCCGGCGTCCGCCTGATCGACTTCGAGAATTTCGACAACAACAGCTTTCACGTCGTTACCGAACTGACCTGCAAGAACGGTGACGATGAGTTCCGGCCCGACATCACCTTGCTCATCAACGGCATGCCGCTGGCCTTTATCGAGGTCAAGAAGCCCAACAATCGCGAAGGCGTGCTGGCCGAGCGCAACCGCATCATCACGCGCAGCCGCAATCCAAAATTCCGGCGCTTCATCAACATCGCGCAGTTGATGGTCTTCTCCAACAACATGGAGTACGACGACGGCTCGCCGCAGCCCATCGAAGGCGCGTTTTATGCCAGCCCATCCTATGACTCGCCCGTCTTCAACTATTTCCGCGAAGAAGAAACGCTGGACCTCAGTCAGCTTTTGGCGGAGGAAGATGACACCCTCGAAAACGAAGTGCTGCGCGATAACAACCTCAACGTCATCAAGCACAGCCCCGAGTTTCTGAGTAACAAATCGCCAGATACGCCAACCAACCGCATCTGCACCTCCCTGTTCAGTCGTGAGCGGCTGTCCTTCCTGCTGCGCTTTGCGCTCGTCTATGTGAACGAGAGCGACGGCCTGCACAAACATGTGATGCGCTACCCCCAACTCTTTGCCACCAAGGCCATCAAGAAGAAACTCGATGCCGGGGTGAACAAGGGCATCATCTGGCATACCCAGGGCAGCGGCAAGACCGCACTGGCGTATTACAACACCCGATTCCTCACTGATTACTTCCAGCGCCAGGAGGTGATTCCGAAGTTTTACTTCATCGTCGACCGGCTTGATCTGGCTACGCAGGCGCAGCGTGAATTTTCCTGTCGCGGTCTGGTGGTACATACCATCGACAGCCGCGAAGCCTTTGCCCGCGACATTAAAACCACGCAGGTGCTGCACAACCACAGCGGCAAGCCGGAAATCACCGTAGTTAATATCCAGAAATTTCAGGACGACCCGGATGTGGTGCGCACCGAGGATTACGACTTCAGCATCCAGCGCGTCTACTTTCTTGATGAAGTGCACCGCAGCTACAACCCGCAGGGCAGCTTTCTGGCCAACCTCAGCCAGTCCGACCGCAACGCCATCAAGATCGGTCTCACCGGCACGCCGCTGCTGGGTGACGATTACAACTCGCGCGCCCTGTTTGGCGACTACATCCACAAGTATTACTACAACGCCTCCATTGCCGATGGTTACACCCTGCGCCTGATCCGCGAGGAGATCGCCACCAACTACAAAATCTCGCTGCAAGAGGCGCTCGCCGCCGTCCAGTTGCAGCAAGGCGATATCGACCGCAAGCTGATCTACTCGCACCCGCAATTTGTCGAGCCCATGCTCGATTACATCGTGAGTGATTTCGAGAAAAGCCGCAGCGCGCTGGGCGATGCCAGCATCGGCGGCATGGTAATCTGCGACAGCGCCGATCAAGCCAAACAGATGTTCGACATCTTCAATACGGTCTATGCCGCCCGGCCATCACCCGCATATGCCGCTCAGGACTCCGCGCAAACCGTGATCGCCGCGGCGCAGCCTGACAGCTACGCCGCCCGCACCCTGCTGAAAAACCGCGTCAGGAACGCCGCGCTGATCCTGCACGACATCGGCAGCAAGGACGAGCGCAAGCAATGGGTAGAAGACTTCAAGGCCGGCAAGATCGATCTCCTGTTTGTCTACAACATGCTGCTCACCGGCTTTGACGCCAAGCGCCTGAAAAAACTCTACCTGGGCCGTGTCATCAAAGCGCATAACCTGCTGCAGGCACTCACCCGCGTCAACCGCACCTACAAGGATTTCCGCTACGGCTACGTGGTGGACTTTGCCGACATCCGCAAGGAATTCGACAAGACCAATAGAGACTACTTTGACGAATTGCAATCCGAGCTGGGCGACGAGATCGAGCACTACTCCAACCTGTTCAAATCGGCCGAAGAAATCAAGCAAGAAATCGAAGCCATCAAGGACATCCTGTTCCGCTTCAATATCGAAAACGCCGAAGAGTTTTCAAAACAACTCAGCCAGATTCAAGATCGTGCCACCGTGCTGGCACTCAAAAAAGCGCTCGCCGATGCCCGCAATCTCTACAACCTGATCCGCCTGCAAGGCGACTACGAGCAACTGCAGCAGCTCGATTTCCACAAGCTGGGTCAGCTCTACCGCGAAACCTGCAACCACCTCGATCTGCTCAACCTGAAAGAAACCATCGAATCGGCCACCGACACCAGCAATCTGCTCAATGTCGCCCTGGAAGAGGTGATCTTCAAATTTGCCAAGATCAGGGAAGAAGAGCTGGTCCTGGCCGACCAGCTAAAAAACACCCTGCGCCAGACGCGCGAAGCCCTGGCGGACAATTTCGACCAGCAAGACCCCAAATTCGTCACCCTGCGCGAAGAGCTGAAACGGCTGTTCAAGAAAAAGAAACTCAGCGAAGTCAGCCAGGAAGAGATGACCGCCAACATCGGCGCGCTCAATGCGATTCACGACAAAGTCAAAGAGCTGAACCGCCAGAACAACCTGCTGCGCGCCAAATACCAGGGCGATGCCAAATACACGCGCATTCACAAGCGCCTGCATGAGCGCGGCGCGTTCTCGGAAATCGAGCGCCGCCTGTTTGAAGCCCTCAATGGCGTCAAGCAGCAGGCCGACGAACAGGTGCTGCAAAACACCCAACTGCTCAATAACGAAAGCTATTTCGAGCGGATGATGCAGCCCATCGTCATCGGCGAGTTCTCCACCCGCCAGCACATCAAACTCACCCCCGACGCCAGCCGCAGCATCAACCAGCTGGTGGTGGCCGAATACATGCATGAATTTTCCGCAGGCGCCCGCTTGGGCGGCAGTCGTAACACTGGAGCACACCCTTGGTAA
- a CDS encoding class I SAM-dependent DNA methyltransferase yields the protein MVSQQFEQRTRELIDSLKAICAAYGLGNDGNEFKIITQVFLYKFLNDKFAFEAKKIQPALAKAASWEAAIAAMSADDMEMLQMQMGPDTARLKPEHFIAHLWSRQTAPEFAKLFDDTLRDIAITNNDIFAVKTDGGAKITLFDRVSEFITDPSKRDAFCRAIINKLGDFSFERIFNEKYDFYAALFEYLIKDYNKDSGGKYAEYYTPHAVAKIMAAILVPEVVRGKISNVSCYDPSAGSGTLLMNIAHAIGEQRCSIYSQDISQKSSSLLRLNLILNNLVHSIPNIIQGNTMLHPYHREAQGQGQKNALKKFDYIVSNPPFKMDFSDFRNELDSKEHRERFFAGVPNIPKQAVDKMAIYQLFLQHIIYSLKPGGKAAVVVPTGFITAQSGIDKGIRQHLVDNKMLAGVVSMPSNIFATTGTNVSILFVDRSNQQNVVLIDASSLGTKVKDGKNQKTLLSEAEEDRIIATFNAKEAVEDFSVVVSYADIAAKNYSLSAGQYFDVKIEYSDLTPAQFAEKMQGFTYRLDGLFRESAGLEREIKKQLAGLRYE from the coding sequence TTGGTAAGCCAGCAATTTGAACAACGCACCCGCGAGCTGATCGACAGCCTCAAGGCCATCTGTGCCGCTTATGGCCTGGGCAACGATGGCAACGAATTCAAGATCATCACCCAGGTTTTCCTCTACAAGTTTCTCAACGACAAGTTCGCCTTTGAGGCCAAGAAGATCCAGCCGGCACTCGCCAAGGCTGCGAGTTGGGAGGCAGCCATCGCGGCCATGAGTGCCGACGACATGGAAATGCTGCAAATGCAGATGGGGCCGGATACCGCCCGCCTGAAGCCCGAGCATTTCATCGCCCACCTGTGGAGCCGCCAAACCGCGCCCGAATTCGCCAAACTGTTTGACGACACCCTGCGCGACATTGCCATCACCAACAACGACATCTTCGCCGTCAAAACCGACGGCGGCGCCAAGATCACGCTGTTTGACCGGGTCAGCGAATTCATCACCGACCCGTCAAAGCGCGATGCCTTTTGCCGCGCCATTATCAACAAGCTGGGCGACTTCAGCTTTGAGCGCATCTTTAACGAAAAATACGATTTCTACGCCGCGCTGTTTGAATACCTGATCAAGGACTACAACAAGGACAGCGGCGGCAAATACGCCGAGTACTACACCCCGCACGCCGTCGCCAAGATCATGGCCGCCATCCTCGTGCCGGAAGTTGTGCGCGGCAAAATCAGCAATGTGAGCTGCTATGACCCCTCGGCCGGTTCCGGCACATTGCTGATGAACATCGCCCACGCCATCGGCGAGCAGCGCTGCAGCATCTACTCGCAGGACATCTCGCAAAAATCTTCCAGCCTGCTGCGCCTGAACCTGATCCTGAACAACCTGGTGCATTCCATCCCCAACATCATCCAGGGCAACACCATGCTCCACCCCTATCACCGGGAGGCACAGGGACAGGGACAAAAAAACGCGCTCAAGAAGTTCGACTACATCGTCAGCAATCCGCCGTTCAAGATGGACTTCAGCGATTTCCGCAATGAGCTGGACAGCAAAGAGCACCGCGAACGCTTCTTTGCCGGGGTGCCCAATATCCCGAAGCAGGCCGTGGACAAAATGGCCATCTACCAGCTCTTCCTGCAGCACATCATCTATTCGCTCAAGCCCGGCGGCAAAGCGGCCGTGGTCGTACCGACCGGCTTCATCACCGCGCAAAGCGGCATCGACAAAGGCATCCGCCAGCATCTGGTGGACAACAAAATGCTCGCTGGCGTCGTCTCCATGCCCAGCAACATCTTCGCCACCACCGGCACAAATGTCTCCATTTTGTTCGTCGACCGCAGCAATCAGCAGAACGTGGTGCTAATCGATGCCTCCAGCCTCGGCACCAAGGTCAAGGACGGCAAGAACCAGAAAACCCTGCTCTCCGAAGCCGAAGAAGACCGCATCATCGCTACCTTCAATGCAAAAGAGGCCGTAGAGGATTTCTCGGTGGTGGTCAGTTACGCTGACATCGCCGCCAAGAATTACAGCCTGAGCGCCGGGCAGTATTTTGACGTAAAGATCGAATACAGCGACCTGACCCCGGCGCAGTTTGCCGAAAAGATGCAGGGCTTTACCTATAGGCTGGATGGGCTGTTTAGGGAATCGGCGGGACTGGAGCGGGAGATCAAGAAGCAGTTGGCGGGATTGCGGTATGAGTAA
- a CDS encoding restriction endonuclease subunit S has protein sequence MSNAASKRLGDLINLKRGYDLPENQRRPGPYPVISSAGITGYHDEYMVEGTGVVTGRYGTLGEMYYVDGKYWPHNTALYVTTFKGNDPKYIYYLLTCLGRIRTSDKSAVPGVNRNELHEMAIPVVTDKNQQQRIAAVLSALDAKIDSNNRINAELEAMAKTLYDYWFVQFDFPDANGKPYKSSGGKMVYNATLKREIPAGWRAGLASDLFDFNPSLSLPLGTEASYIDMAALPVTGFMTEAPECKAFAGGMKFQNGDVVVARITPCLENGKTALISLLKDNEVGFGSTEFIVIRGKSKTLSAFAAQLSRSTSFRQFAISNMTGTSGRKRIDANTLETFSMPLPQEEILLKYEQMVSACFKRMTINAKENQQLAQLRDWLLPLLMNGQVTVA, from the coding sequence ATGAGTAATGCCGCATCCAAACGCCTTGGTGATCTGATAAATCTCAAGCGTGGCTACGATCTTCCAGAAAATCAGCGCCGACCAGGCCCCTATCCAGTGATTAGCTCAGCTGGAATAACTGGCTATCACGACGAATACATGGTTGAGGGCACGGGTGTCGTAACAGGGCGATACGGCACGCTCGGGGAAATGTATTACGTTGATGGCAAATACTGGCCACACAATACTGCGCTTTATGTCACCACCTTCAAGGGTAATGACCCCAAGTACATCTACTACCTTCTGACCTGTCTTGGTCGAATTCGTACTTCGGACAAAAGCGCCGTTCCCGGCGTCAATCGGAACGAGTTGCATGAAATGGCGATACCGGTCGTTACCGACAAAAATCAGCAGCAAAGAATCGCCGCCGTCCTCTCAGCCCTCGACGCCAAGATCGACTCCAATAACCGCATCAACGCCGAGCTGGAGGCGATGGCAAAGACGCTGTACGACTACTGGTTCGTGCAGTTCGACTTCCCCGACGCCAACGGCAAGCCCTATAAATCCTCCGGCGGCAAGATGGTCTACAACGCCACGCTGAAACGGGAGATTCCGGCGGGGTGGCGTGCCGGCTTGGCGTCCGATTTATTTGACTTTAATCCGTCCCTGTCACTGCCATTGGGCACTGAAGCGAGTTATATCGATATGGCCGCATTGCCAGTAACCGGCTTCATGACTGAAGCACCTGAGTGCAAGGCATTTGCCGGTGGTATGAAATTTCAGAATGGAGACGTTGTAGTTGCACGAATAACGCCCTGTTTGGAAAATGGGAAAACAGCGCTGATTTCTCTGCTGAAGGACAATGAAGTTGGTTTTGGTTCGACAGAATTCATTGTGATACGAGGCAAGAGCAAAACGCTTAGCGCATTTGCTGCCCAGTTGAGCAGATCGACATCTTTCAGGCAGTTTGCCATTTCCAACATGACAGGAACCTCTGGAAGAAAGCGCATCGACGCAAACACGCTAGAAACTTTCTCCATGCCGTTGCCACAAGAAGAGATTTTGTTGAAGTACGAGCAAATGGTTAGCGCTTGCTTTAAAAGGATGACGATCAATGCCAAAGAAAACCAACAACTCGCCCAACTCCGCGACTGGCTTCTCCCCCTGCTGATGAACGGCCAGGTCACGGTAGCGTGA